The Amycolatopsis japonica nucleotide sequence ACTCGCCCGCCGAGGTCGAGGTCGTACTCGTCGTCGTAGACCACGTCGGGGGTGACGAAGTCGACGCCGTCCAGCGCCCGTGCGACCGGGGTGCCGAGGCCGCGGAACATCTCGAGGTAGCCCGGTCCTTTGTGGACCAGGTCCGCGGCTTGGGCGCTGTTGACGAGATAGGTCGCCTCGTCCGCGAAGACCTGTGCGCCGAAAGCGTGCTCGGGGTGAAAATGCGTCGTCGTCAGGTACAGCCTGCGGCCGCGGGCGTGTTCGGCCGCGAAGGCGAGCACCTTCTCGGCGTTGCGAGGACCGAGTCCCGTGTCGACGACGAGCACCGAATGCGAGCCGCCGATGACGCCGATGTTGGGGACGAGGTCGACGCCGAGATTCGGGATCACCACGACGTCGCGGGCGATCTCCCTGGCCTGCGCGGGGTCGACGGCGGGTTCGTGGGTGAGGGGTTCGAAAGGCATGACCCCACTGTCGTGCCGGCCCTCGGGCGCCGTCCAAGACCGATCTTCACCAGCCGATACCTGATGGGTATCATCGCTGGTGATGGAGCTTCGTTTGTTGCGCTACTTCGTGGCCGTCGCCGAGGAGCGGCACTTCGGCCGGGCCGCCGCGCGGCTGCACATGACCCAGCCGCCGCTGAGCCGGGCCATCCGGCAGCTGGAGAACGACCTGGGGGTGGTCCTGCTGCTCCGGTCGGCCGCCGGCGTCGAGCCCACCGCCGCCGGGACCACCCTGTACGCCGAGGCCCGCACCCTGCTGGACCAGGCCGAACGCGCCCGCGCCCGGGTGATCGAGACGGCGGGCCCTGCGACGCTCACCGTCGGCACCCTGGCCGACGGCGCGGGGGAGGCGGGCACCCACCTGGCCGCGGCGTTCCGGCGCCGGCATCCCGAGGTCTCGATCCGCTTCCGTGAGGCGGATTTCACCGACCCCACCACCGGTCTGCGCGCCGGACTGGCCGACGTCGCGCTGACCCGCTCGCCGTTCGACGAAACCGGCCTCACCGTGCGGGTCCTGCGTTCGGATCCGGTCGGGCTGGTACTGCGCACCGGCGACCCGCTCGCCGATCGCGCGACGCTGCGGCTGGCCGACGTCGCCGATCGGCCGTGGTTCCAGCTGCCGGAGGGCACGGATTCATTGTGGCGCGAGTACTGGAATGGGGCGACGCCCGTCGGCGAGCGGCCATCCGGGCCGGTGGTGCGCACGGTCGGCGAATGCCTGCAAGCCGTCCTGTGGAACGGATCGGCGGGGATCGCACCGCTCGGGCACGCCCTGCCGGACGGCCTCACCTGGGTACCGCTGGCCGACATGCCACCGAGCCCGCTGGTCGTGGCGTGGGTGACCGAACGGGAGAACCCGCTGATCCGCTCGTTCGCGCGGATCGCGGCCGACGGGGTGTGAAAGTGACGGCGCGGGGGCATTTCCCCGGCATGCCGGACTCATCTTCAGAACCCGACGAGGCGACCGTCGACGCCGTCGGAAAGCTGACCTTCGCCCTCGAAACGGTCGAACAGGCGCGTGGTCACCTGTACGCCTTCCACCACCTCACCGGAACCGCCGACTTCGCGCTGGGCGAGGCCGTCGAAGCCCTCCGGAAGGCCGGGCACGCCGAGTGGGCGGAGCGGATCCAGACCGAACTTGTCGGGCTCAACGTGCTGCCGGAGCGGTGGACGTTCCAGCTGATCGAGGAGTACGACGAGGGCTACTACGCGGCGTACCGCGACATGGCGCGCGACGTCACCGGTGCCCTGACCGGCGGGCGGCGGCACCTGCACGAAGAACGGATCAAACGCCGGCGGCGGACCGAGGGACGGCCGGGGCACGAGATGGGGCGGCCTTCGAGCGGCTGACTACTTGCAGGGGTCGTGGCCCTTGCTCATCGCACTCCTTCTCGTCGTGGACGGTCCGACGACGGCCAGACGTAGGGCAGGTCGTCGGGGACGCCCGGGAAACGCGCGCGGTAGTGCCCCGGCTCCTTGCGGACGAGCGCGGACCGATGGCTGCGGTGGAAATCCGCGTCGCCGAGCCACGGCGGCAGTTCCTTCGCGTCGGCGAGCCGGTCCTGGGTGCGGACCTCGTCGAGTCCGGTGGCACGGAGCAGGTCGAACCGCAGTGTTTCGCGGCAGGTGTCCTGACGGCCGGTCTCGCACCAGACGTCGCAGATGTCGAAGCCGTACCGGACGAGCGCCTCCTCGTAGCCCGCCCACATCGCCGCGGCCGGGTGATGCCGCCAGACGTATCCCGGCACGTCGGCGCGGATCCAAACCGCTCAGAAGATCGACCAGCCGGTCAGGGTGGTGAACCGGTCCAGCGCCGCGACACCCGCGACGGAGTTGCCGCGCGGGTCCAGGCCGGGGCTCCAGACGCAGATCGCGCACCGGCCGGGGACGATCGCGACGATGCCGCCGCCGACCCCGCTCTTGCCCGGAAGCCCGACACGGTAGGCGAATTCGCCGGCCGCGTCGTAAGTGCCGCAGGTCAGCATCACCGCGTTGACCCGCTTGGCGGCGCTCTGTTCGAGCAGGCGGCTGCCGTCGTTGCGCACGCCGTGGCGGGCGAGGAACACCGCCGCCCGCGCGACGTCGCCACAGCTCATCGCGATCGAGCACTGGCGCACGTACTGGTCG carries:
- a CDS encoding LysR family transcriptional regulator; its protein translation is MELRLLRYFVAVAEERHFGRAAARLHMTQPPLSRAIRQLENDLGVVLLLRSAAGVEPTAAGTTLYAEARTLLDQAERARARVIETAGPATLTVGTLADGAGEAGTHLAAAFRRRHPEVSIRFREADFTDPTTGLRAGLADVALTRSPFDETGLTVRVLRSDPVGLVLRTGDPLADRATLRLADVADRPWFQLPEGTDSLWREYWNGATPVGERPSGPVVRTVGECLQAVLWNGSAGIAPLGHALPDGLTWVPLADMPPSPLVVAWVTERENPLIRSFARIAADGV